From the genome of Deinococcus aerius, one region includes:
- the guaA gene encoding glutamine-hydrolyzing GMP synthase: protein MSVVILDFGSQFTRLITRRLRELGAYSVILPGTASLERIQQENPQGIVLSGGPSSVYDANAPRPAPGVLDLPVPILGVCYGMQFLAHEAGGDVRRAGKREYGKADLTRYGGQLFGGIQGEFVAWMSHSDSVTQLPRGYEVVAETEDTPVAAIENPVTRRYGVQFHPEVVHTPKGGQLLANFLDICGVSRDWNAEHIIDELIADVQAQVGDGRVLLAISGGVDSSTLGLLLARAIGDRLTAVFIDHGLLRLGEREQVEAALRPLGVNLVTVDARAEFLGALRGVSDPEQKRKIIGREFIRAFEREARKYGPFDFLAQGTLYPDVIESAGGLSADKSGAANIKSHHNVGGLPEDLAFQLVEPFRTLFKDEVREIARLLGLPDQIRMRHPFPGPGLAIRCLGEVTEEKLAILKRVDDIFISGLREFGLYDGCSQALAILTPIQSVGVMGDERTYSYTAALRAVTTDDFMTAEWARLPYDFLATMSNRIVNHVHEINRVVYDITGKPPATIEWE from the coding sequence GTGAGTGTCGTCATCCTCGACTTCGGCAGCCAGTTCACGCGCCTGATCACCCGGCGCCTGCGCGAACTCGGCGCGTACAGCGTGATCCTCCCGGGCACCGCCAGCCTGGAGCGCATCCAGCAGGAAAACCCCCAGGGCATCGTCCTCTCGGGCGGCCCCAGCAGCGTGTACGACGCGAACGCGCCCCGCCCCGCCCCCGGCGTCCTCGACCTCCCGGTGCCCATCCTGGGCGTGTGCTACGGGATGCAGTTCCTCGCGCACGAGGCGGGGGGCGACGTGCGGCGCGCGGGCAAACGCGAGTACGGCAAGGCCGACCTGACCCGCTACGGCGGTCAGCTCTTCGGGGGCATTCAGGGCGAGTTCGTCGCCTGGATGAGCCACAGCGACTCGGTGACCCAGCTTCCGCGCGGTTACGAGGTGGTCGCGGAGACGGAGGACACGCCCGTGGCGGCCATCGAGAACCCGGTGACCCGGCGCTACGGGGTGCAGTTCCACCCGGAGGTCGTCCACACGCCCAAGGGCGGGCAACTGCTGGCGAACTTCCTCGACATCTGCGGGGTCAGCCGCGACTGGAACGCCGAACACATCATCGACGAGCTGATCGCGGACGTTCAGGCGCAGGTCGGTGATGGTCGGGTCCTCCTCGCCATCAGCGGGGGCGTGGACTCCAGCACCCTCGGGCTGCTCCTCGCGCGGGCTATTGGCGACCGGCTCACCGCCGTCTTCATCGACCACGGCCTGCTGCGGCTGGGCGAGCGGGAACAGGTGGAGGCGGCGCTGCGGCCCCTCGGCGTCAACCTCGTCACGGTGGACGCCCGCGCGGAGTTCCTGGGCGCCCTTCGCGGCGTCTCCGACCCCGAGCAGAAGCGCAAGATCATCGGGCGCGAGTTCATCCGGGCCTTCGAGCGCGAGGCCAGAAAGTACGGCCCTTTCGACTTCCTCGCGCAGGGCACCCTCTACCCGGACGTGATCGAGTCGGCGGGCGGCCTCTCGGCGGACAAGTCGGGCGCGGCGAACATCAAGAGCCACCACAACGTCGGCGGCCTGCCGGAAGACCTCGCCTTCCAGCTCGTCGAGCCCTTCCGCACCCTCTTCAAGGACGAGGTGCGGGAGATCGCGCGGCTGCTGGGTCTTCCCGACCAGATTCGGATGCGCCACCCCTTCCCCGGCCCCGGCCTGGCGATTCGCTGCCTGGGCGAGGTCACCGAGGAGAAGCTCGCCATCCTCAAGCGGGTGGACGACATCTTTATTTCGGGGCTGCGCGAGTTCGGGCTGTATGACGGCTGCTCGCAGGCCCTCGCCATCCTGACGCCCATCCAGTCGGTCGGCGTGATGGGCGACGAGCGCACCTACTCCTACACCGCCGCCCTGCGCGCCGTGACCACCGACGACTTCATGACCGCCGAGTGGGCGCGGCTGCCCTACGACTTCCTTGCGACTATGAGTAACCGCATCGTCAACCACGTCCACGAGATCAACCGCGTGGTGTACGACATCACCGGCAAGCCGCCCGCCACCATCGAGTGGGAGTGA
- a CDS encoding antibiotic biosynthesis monooxygenase family protein produces MVLEIALLNVRPGQTGAFESAFARAEPIISRVGGYVRHELHKCLEDDHKYALLVWWETLEDHTVGFRGSAGYQEWRSLLHHFYDPFPTVEHFVRVSTP; encoded by the coding sequence ATGGTTCTGGAAATAGCGCTGCTGAACGTTCGCCCAGGTCAGACCGGTGCGTTCGAGTCCGCTTTCGCCCGCGCCGAGCCCATCATCTCCAGGGTGGGCGGGTACGTCCGGCACGAGCTTCACAAGTGTCTGGAGGACGACCACAAGTACGCCCTCCTCGTTTGGTGGGAGACGCTGGAGGATCATACGGTCGGCTTTCGGGGAAGTGCCGGGTATCAGGAATGGCGCTCGCTGCTGCACCACTTCTACGACCCGTTCCCGACGGTGGAGCATTTCGTGCGGGTATCTACGCCTTAA
- a CDS encoding DUF1330 domain-containing protein: MSAYVIGLIDVHDPEGYPTYSQQVPATLEPYGGQFLVRGGQPEALEGEAPGRVVVIAFPSAEQARAWYESEGYKRIRPLRQQMATGQLVLVRGVDTPS; this comes from the coding sequence ATGAGCGCCTACGTGATCGGCCTGATTGACGTACACGACCCCGAGGGCTACCCCACCTATTCCCAGCAGGTGCCCGCGACCCTCGAACCCTACGGCGGCCAGTTTCTTGTGCGGGGAGGTCAGCCCGAGGCATTGGAGGGCGAGGCGCCGGGCCGGGTCGTGGTCATCGCCTTTCCGTCGGCGGAGCAGGCCCGCGCGTGGTACGAGTCGGAGGGGTACAAGCGCATTCGCCCCTTGCGGCAGCAGATGGCGACCGGGCAGCTTGTCCTGGTGCGCGGCGTAGACACGCCCTCCTGA
- a CDS encoding SWIM zinc finger family protein, with amino-acid sequence MTTFSLRRQDALAWSGEHEWRKGQSYVRGLTGLSARPEGAATVLRGTAYGQEPYQVRATLEGGEVVSARCSCPVGGGGHCKHVAALLARAVEDPRAFAGVPELSEALSGLSVPELHRLIARMLDRAPELEALVYASSARSAPAGSAREQIEAAFDAIRRTYTPDWDHEGEGPDTGAIDLVLEGADALLENLEALDAAWAGQLLDTYLAVLDGVEDTYDEDFDWGLDDLQARALAAVQRLLVSGKLDEGAREDAFEAVQSEVASGRWDVEGGAFSDLVGALREDERASLLNLLRTLVKGERSEYVRQGYARALYHLTADNLSDEEAEALLRASGDLGELLNFLLERGRTEDVRRAVREAGRRAHFPELEPMFAAHGQLPLLEALAREGLEQGQTRRWLFERYVATGRKQEAHALAREIVLKSPSPEWLISLKDVSPDWQEERSEITLRLWRQKRHTEVLMDLLLREGLTEEALRLAEERDTVPVRQLLTLAGQLGAERAVPLIMRAAQLHIDLRNRNGYHEAAQILTRLPALIGREASAKQVRAVIERQPRLPALRDELRQAGLL; translated from the coding sequence ATGACCACCTTCTCCTTGCGCCGTCAGGACGCCCTGGCCTGGAGCGGCGAACACGAGTGGCGCAAGGGACAGTCCTACGTGCGCGGCCTGACCGGGCTGAGCGCGCGGCCAGAGGGGGCGGCGACGGTGCTGCGCGGCACGGCCTACGGGCAGGAGCCGTATCAGGTGCGCGCCACGCTGGAGGGCGGCGAGGTCGTGTCGGCCCGCTGTTCCTGCCCGGTGGGAGGGGGCGGCCACTGCAAGCACGTCGCGGCGCTGCTCGCCCGGGCGGTGGAGGACCCGCGCGCTTTCGCCGGGGTCCCCGAACTCTCGGAGGCGCTCTCCGGCCTGAGCGTGCCCGAACTCCACCGCCTGATCGCCCGGATGCTCGACCGGGCGCCGGAGCTGGAGGCGCTGGTGTACGCGAGTTCGGCCCGGAGTGCGCCCGCCGGGAGTGCCCGTGAGCAGATCGAGGCCGCCTTCGACGCCATCCGCCGCACCTACACCCCCGACTGGGACCACGAGGGCGAGGGGCCGGACACCGGGGCGATCGATCTCGTGCTGGAGGGGGCGGACGCCCTGCTGGAGAATCTGGAGGCGCTGGACGCGGCCTGGGCGGGGCAACTCCTCGACACCTACCTCGCCGTGCTGGACGGGGTGGAGGACACCTACGACGAGGACTTCGACTGGGGACTGGACGACCTTCAGGCGCGGGCGCTGGCGGCGGTGCAGCGTCTGCTCGTCAGCGGCAAGCTGGACGAGGGGGCCCGCGAGGACGCCTTCGAGGCCGTCCAGAGCGAGGTCGCGTCGGGGCGGTGGGATGTGGAGGGCGGGGCGTTCTCCGACCTCGTGGGGGCGCTGCGGGAGGACGAGCGGGCCTCCCTGCTGAACTTGCTCCGCACCCTCGTGAAAGGGGAACGCTCGGAGTACGTCCGGCAGGGGTACGCCCGCGCCCTCTACCACCTGACGGCGGACAACCTGAGCGACGAGGAGGCCGAGGCCCTCCTGCGCGCGAGCGGCGATCTCGGTGAGTTGCTGAATTTTCTGCTCGAACGCGGGCGAACCGAGGACGTGCGGCGGGCGGTGCGTGAGGCCGGGCGGCGCGCCCACTTCCCCGAACTGGAACCCATGTTCGCGGCGCACGGCCAGCTTCCCCTCCTCGAAGCCCTGGCGCGGGAGGGCCTGGAGCAGGGGCAGACCCGCCGCTGGCTCTTCGAGCGGTACGTGGCGACCGGACGCAAGCAGGAAGCGCACGCCCTGGCCCGCGAGATCGTCTTGAAGTCCCCCAGCCCGGAGTGGCTGATCTCGCTGAAAGACGTGAGCCCGGACTGGCAAGAAGAACGGTCGGAGATCACCTTGCGGCTGTGGCGCCAGAAGAGGCACACCGAAGTCCTGATGGACCTGCTGCTGCGCGAGGGGCTGACGGAGGAGGCGTTGCGGCTGGCGGAGGAACGGGACACTGTGCCCGTGCGTCAACTCCTGACCCTGGCCGGACAGCTCGGCGCGGAGCGGGCCGTGCCGCTGATCATGCGGGCCGCGCAGCTTCACATTGACCTCCGCAACCGGAATGGGTATCACGAGGCCGCGCAGATTCTGACCCGACTTCCCGCGCTCATCGGGCGTGAGGCCAGTGCCAAGCAGGTCCGGGCGGTCATCGAGCGGCAACCCCGCCTCCCCGCCCTGCGCGACGAATTGAGGCAGGCGGGGCTGCTGTAG
- a CDS encoding 2-isopropylmalate synthase translates to MTQQPADGQRIRIFDTTLRDGEQSPGVALNHTQKLEIAHQLARLGVDVIEAGFPIASPGDLEGVSRIAREVRGPIIAGLARANRADIEAAARAVELAEKPRIHTFIATSPIHMAKKLGLEPGAVVERAVEAVRLARSFVDDVEFSAEDATRSEREFLARIFRAAVEAGATTINVPDTVGYTTPEEMRALFAYLRAELPAHVILSAHCHDDLGMAVANSIAAAEGGARQIECTVNGIGERAGNASLEEIVMAFHTRRDHYGFETGIRTRELYRSSRMVSRLSGMPVQPNKAVVGDNAFAHESGIHQDGVIKARETYEIMNAEIVGREAAVLVMGKHSGRAAFRKALTDLGYTVDEERVKHLFARFKDMADRKGQIYADDLRALVESRSDVPQTFTLEGFQITSGMNMTPVAFVRLQTPDGSVEATAHGDGPVEAAFQAINRITGITPVLESYRIQAVTGGGDALGEVSIGARYGETTLHGTGVATDVVEASARAWLRVINQVVAGMGKSRQVSQTTV, encoded by the coding sequence ATGACCCAGCAACCCGCCGACGGCCAGCGTATCCGCATCTTCGACACCACCCTGCGCGACGGGGAGCAGTCGCCGGGCGTGGCGCTGAACCACACCCAGAAGCTGGAGATCGCCCACCAGCTCGCCCGTCTGGGCGTGGACGTGATCGAGGCGGGCTTCCCCATCGCCTCCCCCGGCGACCTGGAGGGCGTGAGCCGCATCGCGCGGGAGGTCCGGGGGCCGATCATCGCCGGGCTGGCCCGCGCCAACCGGGCCGACATCGAGGCGGCGGCGCGGGCGGTCGAGCTGGCCGAAAAGCCCCGCATCCACACCTTTATCGCCACCAGCCCGATTCACATGGCGAAGAAGTTGGGGCTGGAGCCGGGCGCCGTGGTCGAGCGGGCGGTCGAGGCCGTGCGCCTGGCCCGCTCCTTCGTGGACGATGTGGAATTCAGTGCCGAGGACGCCACCCGCTCCGAGCGCGAGTTCCTGGCGCGCATCTTCCGGGCGGCGGTGGAGGCGGGCGCGACGACGATCAACGTGCCCGACACGGTGGGCTACACCACGCCCGAGGAGATGCGCGCCCTGTTCGCCTACCTGCGGGCCGAACTGCCCGCTCACGTGATCCTCTCGGCCCACTGCCACGACGACCTGGGGATGGCGGTGGCGAACTCCATCGCGGCGGCGGAGGGCGGGGCGCGGCAGATCGAGTGCACGGTGAACGGCATCGGCGAGCGGGCGGGGAACGCCAGCCTGGAGGAGATCGTCATGGCCTTTCACACCCGCCGCGACCACTACGGCTTCGAGACGGGCATCCGCACCCGCGAACTCTACCGCTCCAGCCGGATGGTGAGCCGCCTGAGTGGGATGCCGGTTCAGCCCAACAAGGCCGTCGTGGGCGACAACGCCTTCGCGCACGAGTCGGGCATCCACCAGGACGGGGTCATCAAGGCGCGCGAGACCTACGAGATCATGAACGCGGAGATCGTCGGGCGCGAGGCCGCCGTCCTCGTCATGGGCAAGCACTCGGGCCGGGCCGCCTTCCGCAAGGCGCTGACCGATCTGGGCTACACGGTGGACGAGGAGCGGGTCAAGCACCTCTTCGCCCGCTTCAAGGACATGGCCGACCGCAAGGGGCAGATTTACGCCGACGACCTGCGCGCCCTGGTGGAGAGCCGCAGCGACGTGCCGCAGACCTTCACGCTGGAGGGCTTCCAGATCACCTCGGGCATGAACATGACCCCGGTGGCCTTCGTCCGCCTCCAGACCCCGGACGGATCAGTCGAGGCGACGGCGCACGGCGACGGGCCGGTGGAGGCCGCCTTCCAGGCGATCAACCGCATCACGGGCATTACTCCCGTCTTGGAGAGCTACCGCATTCAGGCCGTCACGGGCGGCGGCGACGCGCTCGGCGAGGTCAGCATCGGCGCCCGGTACGGGGAGACGACGCTGCACGGAACTGGAGTGGCGACGGACGTGGTCGAGGCTTCGGCCCGCGCGTGGCTGCGTGTGATTAATCAGGTCGTCGCCGGAATGGGCAAGAGCCGCCAGGTGAGCCAGACCACGGTGTAA
- the ilvC gene encoding ketol-acid reductoisomerase → MAAKMYYDRDVSLSPIEDKLIAIIGYGSQAHAHAQNLRDSGLNVVVGLREGSPSRPKAEQAGLRVTSIEDATREADVVMLLIPDETQPKVYEESIAPNLTDGKALAFGHGFNVHFGRIKPPAGVDVFLVAPKGPGHMLRRVYVDGAGMPSIFAVGQDATGNARDIALAYARGIGGTRAGVLETTFKEETETDLFGEQSVLCGGLTHLIQAGFETLVEAGYQPEIAYFETLHEVKLIVDLIYEKGFEGMRHSISNTAEFGDYVTGPRIITDETKATMKNVLGDIQSGKFAQSFIQDAESGFPYMQEQRRRMRDHLLETVGKELRDKMPFINKQALEV, encoded by the coding sequence ATGGCCGCGAAAATGTATTACGACCGCGACGTCTCCCTCTCCCCCATCGAGGACAAGCTCATCGCCATCATCGGCTACGGCAGCCAGGCGCACGCACACGCGCAGAACCTGCGGGACAGTGGCCTGAACGTGGTCGTCGGCCTGCGCGAGGGCAGCCCCAGCCGTCCCAAGGCCGAGCAGGCGGGCCTGCGCGTCACCAGCATCGAGGACGCGACGCGCGAGGCGGACGTGGTCATGCTGCTCATCCCCGACGAGACGCAGCCGAAGGTGTACGAGGAGAGCATCGCGCCGAACCTCACGGACGGCAAGGCGCTCGCCTTCGGGCACGGCTTCAACGTCCACTTCGGGCGCATCAAGCCGCCCGCCGGGGTGGACGTGTTCCTGGTCGCCCCCAAGGGGCCCGGCCACATGCTGCGCCGCGTGTACGTGGACGGGGCGGGGATGCCCAGCATCTTCGCGGTGGGGCAGGACGCGACCGGGAATGCCCGCGACATCGCCCTCGCCTACGCCCGTGGTATCGGCGGCACCCGGGCGGGCGTGCTGGAGACGACCTTCAAGGAGGAGACGGAGACCGACCTCTTCGGGGAGCAGTCCGTTCTCTGCGGCGGGCTGACGCACCTGATCCAGGCGGGCTTCGAGACGCTGGTGGAGGCAGGCTACCAGCCCGAGATCGCCTACTTCGAGACGCTGCACGAGGTCAAGCTGATCGTGGACCTGATCTACGAGAAGGGCTTCGAGGGAATGCGCCACTCCATCTCCAACACCGCCGAGTTCGGCGACTACGTGACCGGCCCGCGCATCATCACCGATGAGACGAAGGCGACGATGAAGAACGTGCTGGGCGATATCCAGAGCGGCAAGTTCGCCCAGAGCTTCATCCAGGACGCTGAGAGCGGCTTCCCCTATATGCAGGAGCAGCGCCGCAGGATGCGCGATCACCTGCTGGAGACGGTGGGCAAGGAGCTGCGTGACAAGATGCCCTTCATCAACAAGCAGGCGCTGGAGGTTTAA
- a CDS encoding ankyrin repeat domain-containing protein: MTDNAGQKPELDGETLEYIQAVFDLVRLGDAARLAPLLDRGLPPNLLNQRGDSLLMLACYHGHLQAARELLKHGADPELRNDQGQTPLLGAVFKGNLPMVRLLLDYGADVESAGPDGRTALMMAAMFNRTEVVELLLERGADLHARDARGLSVLDSARTMGAPDTAAQVETLLGQTPER; this comes from the coding sequence ATGACGGACAACGCCGGGCAGAAACCGGAACTCGACGGGGAGACGCTGGAATACATCCAGGCCGTGTTCGACCTCGTGCGCCTCGGGGACGCGGCGCGGCTCGCCCCCCTGCTGGACCGGGGGTTGCCCCCCAACCTGCTCAACCAGCGGGGGGACAGCCTGCTGATGCTCGCCTGCTACCACGGCCATCTGCAGGCCGCGCGGGAGCTGCTCAAACACGGGGCCGACCCCGAATTGCGGAACGACCAGGGGCAGACGCCGCTGCTGGGGGCCGTGTTCAAGGGGAACCTCCCGATGGTGCGCCTGCTCCTTGACTACGGGGCCGATGTGGAGAGCGCGGGACCGGACGGGCGGACGGCCTTGATGATGGCGGCGATGTTCAACCGGACGGAGGTGGTCGAGTTGCTGCTGGAGCGCGGGGCCGACCTTCACGCCCGGGACGCACGCGGTCTGTCGGTCCTCGACTCGGCGCGGACGATGGGGGCGCCCGATACTGCCGCCCAGGTTGAAACTTTGCTGGGGCAGACGCCGGAGCGGTAG
- a CDS encoding rhodanese-like domain-containing protein: protein MNGKFRLLALSALASLALAQTPGLVATVFTTTLGEANVKTPEVSTGELRQILADGSALVLDARPHLEWAISHIPGALNVARKPGVSDSQYVSDVREIERLVAGNRGRALVLYCNGPMCGKSKRLSEDLLAAGFTNVRRYQLGAPIWRALGGVMVTEPDGARYIAASDRTAWWVDARGEEDFRAGSLNGAHHIPLAEVTKAKDNGNLPMEDHNTRLIVFGKDAGQARAVAEEIAKNAFHNVSFFPGSVNDLRAALAGPSARVPLLAAPHWTPHLEP from the coding sequence ATGAACGGCAAGTTCCGCCTGCTCGCCCTGTCCGCCCTCGCGTCCCTCGCCCTCGCCCAGACGCCCGGCCTGGTCGCCACGGTCTTCACCACCACCCTGGGCGAGGCGAACGTGAAGACGCCGGAGGTGTCCACCGGGGAGCTGCGGCAGATTCTGGCGGACGGGAGCGCCCTGGTGCTCGACGCGCGGCCCCACCTGGAGTGGGCGATCAGCCATATCCCCGGCGCCCTCAACGTCGCGCGCAAACCGGGGGTGAGTGACAGCCAGTACGTCAGCGACGTGCGGGAGATCGAGCGGCTCGTCGCGGGCAACCGGGGCCGGGCGCTGGTGCTCTACTGCAACGGCCCGATGTGCGGCAAGAGCAAGCGCCTGAGCGAGGACCTGCTCGCGGCGGGCTTCACTAACGTGCGCCGCTACCAGCTCGGGGCGCCCATCTGGCGGGCCCTGGGTGGCGTGATGGTCACCGAGCCGGACGGCGCGCGCTACATCGCTGCGAGTGACCGGACTGCGTGGTGGGTGGACGCCCGCGGCGAGGAGGACTTCCGGGCGGGCAGCCTGAACGGCGCCCACCACATCCCCCTGGCCGAGGTGACGAAGGCCAAGGATAACGGCAACCTCCCGATGGAAGACCACAACACGCGCCTGATCGTGTTCGGCAAGGACGCCGGGCAGGCGCGGGCGGTGGCGGAGGAGATCGCCAAGAACGCCTTTCACAACGTCTCGTTCTTCCCCGGAAGCGTGAATGACCTGCGCGCCGCACTCGCCGGACCCTCTGCCCGGGTGCCCCTCCTGGCCGCCCCCCACTGGACACCGCACCTGGAGCCCTGA
- a CDS encoding ATP-binding protein — protein sequence MDESTSPFWPGVPRAGGVPAHLVPLVGRGEELAELAALLRREDVPLLTLSGAGGTGKTALALTLVGALAPDFPDGVAVVSLAAVRADAPLAPVVARALGLKDGAAEPLARVREFLRGRRLLLLLDNAEHLPGVGELAQDLLRHAPHLTVLVTSRVPLGVSLERDYALGPLALPPPGATFGELAAAPSVELFRRRARAVRRDFTLTPENAPAVAGVCARLDGLPLALELAAAHARTLSPEALLGHLHPSLPLLSGGPADRPEHQRSVRATIAWSEALLPDPARAVLRALGTFVDGADLPGVAAVTGLAEGEALARLELLVSHGLVRPGENPDGTPRFGLLETIREYALERQEALSETASWQARHARHFLAVALTLDREVWGERQGAALARLEREHGNFRAALAWALDHAAPLGLRLAAALGNFWSVHGHLTEGRGWLERALRLPGDEVARAHAAYVAGEMARMQGDHAEAERHLREGLALARARGDRLEAAAALNSLGVLAHNAARPEEARAFLTEALTLWEEEPRDFGRTTPLFNLGRLELYWGDAQDALPLLSRALAFWRERGNRHGMGYALYSLGRAHLERGDAERGEALLRGSLTLREAIGDERGVIASLTALGLEATLWGELPAAFPLLGQALSRAVRLGHRRNVAEALEDFAALALAWGEAARAVRWVSAARAVREGVGALPAPLDGRQIERTLRRARAKLSRAASAREWQEGALLGLGAAVAEALQWRPTPAPVRATAGLTRREQEVLRLMAAGHSNREIARALEVSEKTVARHGENLFNKLGVNSRAAATALAVREGLV from the coding sequence ATGGACGAGTCCACCTCGCCGTTCTGGCCGGGCGTCCCCCGCGCGGGGGGAGTGCCCGCCCACCTCGTGCCGCTGGTGGGGCGCGGGGAGGAACTCGCGGAACTCGCCGCGCTGCTGCGGCGGGAGGACGTGCCGCTGCTGACCCTGAGCGGCGCGGGGGGGACGGGCAAGACGGCGCTCGCGCTGACCCTGGTAGGGGCGCTCGCCCCCGACTTCCCGGACGGGGTGGCGGTGGTGTCGCTGGCGGCTGTCCGGGCCGACGCACCCCTCGCCCCCGTAGTGGCCCGCGCCCTGGGGTTGAAGGACGGGGCGGCGGAGCCCCTGGCGCGCGTGCGAGAGTTCCTGCGTGGCAGGCGTCTGCTGCTCCTGCTCGACAACGCCGAGCACCTGCCCGGGGTGGGGGAACTCGCGCAGGACCTGCTGCGGCACGCTCCGCACCTGACGGTCCTGGTCACGAGCCGCGTGCCCCTGGGAGTCTCGCTGGAGCGGGACTATGCCCTGGGGCCGCTCGCCCTGCCCCCACCCGGGGCGACCTTCGGGGAGCTGGCCGCCGCCCCGTCGGTCGAGCTGTTCCGGCGGCGGGCGCGGGCGGTGCGGCGCGACTTCACGCTCACGCCGGAGAATGCGCCCGCCGTGGCCGGGGTCTGCGCCCGGCTCGACGGGCTGCCGCTGGCCCTCGAACTCGCCGCCGCGCATGCCCGCACGCTCTCCCCGGAGGCGCTGCTCGGGCACCTGCACCCCAGCCTGCCCCTGCTGTCCGGCGGCCCGGCCGACCGCCCCGAGCATCAGCGTTCCGTCCGGGCGACCATCGCCTGGAGCGAGGCCCTGCTGCCGGACCCGGCGCGCGCCGTGCTGCGCGCCCTGGGTACGTTCGTGGACGGGGCCGACCTGCCCGGGGTGGCCGCCGTGACCGGCCTGGCAGAGGGGGAGGCGCTGGCCCGGCTGGAACTCCTGGTGAGCCACGGGCTCGTCCGGCCCGGCGAGAACCCGGACGGCACGCCGCGGTTCGGGCTGCTGGAGACCATCCGGGAGTACGCCCTGGAGCGGCAGGAGGCCCTGAGCGAGACGGCCAGTTGGCAGGCCCGGCACGCGCGGCATTTCCTCGCCGTGGCGCTCACCCTGGACCGGGAGGTGTGGGGCGAGCGGCAGGGGGCGGCCCTCGCCCGGCTGGAGCGCGAGCACGGCAACTTCCGGGCCGCCCTCGCCTGGGCGCTGGACCACGCCGCCCCCCTGGGCCTGCGGCTGGCCGCCGCGCTGGGCAACTTCTGGAGCGTCCACGGCCACCTCACGGAGGGCCGGGGCTGGCTGGAGCGGGCCCTGCGCCTGCCCGGGGACGAGGTCGCCCGCGCCCACGCTGCCTACGTCGCCGGGGAGATGGCGCGGATGCAGGGGGACCACGCCGAGGCCGAGCGGCACCTGAGGGAAGGGCTCGCCCTCGCCCGTGCCCGGGGGGACCGGCTGGAGGCGGCTGCGGCCCTCAACTCCCTCGGGGTGCTGGCCCACAACGCCGCCCGGCCAGAGGAGGCCCGGGCCTTCCTGACGGAGGCGCTGACCCTGTGGGAGGAGGAGCCGCGGGACTTCGGGCGGACCACGCCGCTCTTCAACCTGGGGCGGCTGGAGCTGTACTGGGGGGACGCCCAGGACGCCCTCCCGCTCCTTTCCCGGGCGCTGGCCTTCTGGCGCGAGCGCGGGAACCGGCACGGGATGGGGTACGCCCTCTACAGCCTGGGCCGCGCCCACCTGGAACGGGGGGACGCGGAACGCGGCGAGGCGCTGCTGCGGGGGAGCTTGACGTTGCGGGAGGCCATCGGCGACGAGCGGGGGGTGATCGCCTCCCTGACCGCCCTGGGGCTGGAGGCCACCCTGTGGGGGGAGCTGCCCGCCGCGTTCCCGCTGCTGGGGCAGGCCCTCTCCCGCGCCGTCCGGCTCGGCCACCGCCGCAACGTCGCCGAGGCGCTGGAGGACTTCGCCGCGCTGGCGCTCGCCTGGGGCGAGGCGGCCCGGGCGGTGCGCTGGGTGAGTGCGGCGCGGGCCGTGCGGGAGGGGGTGGGGGCGCTCCCCGCCCCGCTCGACGGGCGGCAGATCGAGCGCACCCTCCGGCGCGCCCGGGCGAAACTCAGCCGCGCGGCCTCCGCCCGGGAGTGGCAGGAGGGCGCTCTGCTCGGCCTGGGGGCGGCCGTGGCCGAGGCCCTGCAATGGCGCCCCACCCCGGCCCCGGTCCGCGCGACGGCCGGGCTGACCCGCCGGGAGCAGGAGGTGCTGCGCCTGATGGCCGCCGGGCACAGCAACCGCGAGATCGCCCGCGCCCTGGAGGTGAGCGAGAAGACGGTCGCGCGGCACGGCGAGAACCTGTTCAACAAGCTCGGGGTCAACTCCCGCGCGGCGGCCACCGCCCTCGCCGTGCGCGAGGGGCTGGTCTGA